The Plantactinospora sp. KBS50 sequence CGAGTTCAGCGGCAGCACGCTGGACAGCTCGAAGTGGAACGCCCTGGGACCGACCATGGTGGACTACGACAAGGCGTGCATCACCAACCGGCCCGACAACGTCTTCGTCAGCGGCGGCGTGCTCACGCTGCGGGCCAAGCGGGAGTCGTTCACCTGCGGCTCCGAGCGCCGGGCCTACACCTCGGCCTACCTGGACACCAAGGGCAAGGCGTCGTTCACCTACGGCCGGTTCGAGGTACGCGCCAAGGCGCCGACCACGCCCACCGGATCCACCGGCATCTGGCCGGCGTTCTGGCTGCGCCCCGACGACGGCGGCGTGGGCGAGATCGACGTGACGGAACTGCCCGGCGGCGCCAACTGGTACAAGCTGTCCACCCAGGCGATCTTCTACGACTACACGCCGATCAAGCAGGACAACCGGGCCGCGCTGCCGAACGGGATCCCGTCGGACGGCTTCCACACCTACGCCACCGAGTGGGAACCGGGCGTGATGCGCTGGTACCTCGACGGCAAGCTGGTGTGGCAGCGGGACCGGAGCACGACCTCGTGGTTCGACAAGGCGTTCAGCCGCCCGTTCCACCTGCGGCTGAACATCCAGGTGGGCGGCTGGCTGGGTGACCCGGACTCGGCCACCCGGTTCCCGTCCGACTTCCAGGTCGACTACGTGCGGGTCTGGAAGCGGTAGTACGCCGGTAGCAACGGCCCTTCGCCGGCCGGACCCCGAGCGGGTCCGGCCGGCGAGTGGGTCCGACCGGCGAGTGGGTCCGACCGGCGAGTGGGTCCGACCGGCGAGTGGGTCCGACCGGCGAGTGGGTCCGGCCGGCGAGCGGCATGGGGCCGGCGAGCGCCGCCGCGCCGGCCGATCCGGCGCGGAGTGACGGCTTTTCACCCCAATGTGGACCGGGCGCGCCGGAACGATCCATCATGTCCTATGCGCAGTCACACCGCCCACACGCGGCGGCTCGCGCGGGCCGTGGTGGCCGCGTTGGCGCCCGAGGAACTGCCCGCGTTCGACCTGCTGGCCGCGCCGTACCTGGACGGGGTGGACGCCTCGGACGACTCCGGCGAGCTGGAGTTCGGGGTGCTGGAGGCGGTGGCCACCCTGACGCCGGTGGCCACCATGGTGTGCGCGGCGGTGGCCGGTGCCGCGCTGCGCGGCGTGTCCGGCGAGGTCGAGCGCGCCAGCGGGTCGGCGACCCGGCGGATCGCCGCGGCGCTGCACCGCCGGCCGGCGCCGGCGCAGCCGCCCGGGTGGACCCCGCAACAGCTCGCCGAGCTGCGCGAGGTGGCCCTCGGCCGGGCCGTGGCGCTCGGCCTCGACGAGGCCGCCGCCGGTGCCCTGGCCGACGCCGTGGTGGGCGCGCTGGTGCTGCCGCCGGAGCGGCAGCCGTGACCGCGTCGTCGCCGCCCGCCGGTGCGGCCCGCCCGGTGGTCCTCGGCCGGCCCGCGGACGCCGGCTTCCTGCTGATTCCGCCGGTGGCCCTGGTGTTCACGGCGGCGATCGTGCTGGCCACCGTCATCACGGCGACCATCCCGCTGGGCGGCGGCACCGCCGGCTGGCTCGGCCCCCTCGACCCGTACCCCGGATCGGCGCGCAACGGGGCGGCGCTTCAGGTCATGCTGCTGGTCGGGCTGCTGCTGGCCGCCACGCTGCCCCGCCGGCTGGCCGGGCCGCTGGCCGCGGCCGGTGTGCTGGCCGTCGGGCTGGTCTGCGCCGTCGGGGCGACGGTCGACCTGGCCGGCGTGGGGCGCGGGCTGCGCGGCGACCTGATGCGGTACGCCCAGGGGAGTTGCTCGGCGGGGACCAGGCGATCGCCTGGCTGGTGATCGCCGCGACGCTCGGGCTGCGGTCGCTGTCGGCGCGGCTGCCGGCCGTTTCCGGCCGGCAGCCACCACCGCGGGGCTGACGCGGCCGGTCAGATTCCCCGGCCGCGCTTGTGCAGTTCCCGGACCACCCGGTCCGGCCGAACCGCCCGGCTGGCCACAGCGAGCGCCAGATAGGCGCGCGGTTCCCGCGGGTTGTCCGCGAGCGTCCGGCGCGCCCAGCGCACCGCGTCCCGCCGGTTGCCGGACGCGGCCTGGGCGAACGCGATCTGCCCGGCGATCCGGGCCGCCCCCGCGGGCTGCCGGGCGAACTCCGGATAGCGTTCCAGCAGCCACTGCAACGCTTCGGCGATCATGTTCCAGCGCTGCGCGAAGTAGGACCGGCGGTGCCAGCGGACCAACGTGTACGGCTCGCGCACGTTGGCCAGCGGGCGCCGGCGGGCCGCCCGGAGCAGGAACTCGTAGTCCTCCGCGTAGCTGCCGGGGATCTCCTCGTCCACCGGCCCGATGCCGGACAGCAGCACCGAGCGGCGGATCAGGAACGTCGACGGGTGCAGCTCGGTGAGCCGGTCCCGCAGCAGCGCGTCCAGGGTGATCCGGTCCGCCTCCAGCGTGCGGTCGACGTCGTGGTCGTCGTACCGGACCCGGATGCCGCAGCAGACCAGCTCGGCGTCGGTGGCCTCCAGCATCGCCACCTGGGCGGTGAGCTTGCCCGGCAGCCACTCGTCATCGTCGTCGCAGAACGCCACCAGGTCGCCGGTGGCCGCCTCGATTCCGGTGTTGCGCGCTCCGGCCAGCCCCGGGGTCCGCGCGTTGCGCAGGACCCGTACCGCCCGGTGCGGGTCCGTCCGCTCCAGCCCGTGATCCGGCTCGGAGCGGTCGAACACCACGAGCACCTCGATCCGGCCCGGATGGTCCTGCTCGGCGATGGCGCGCAGCGCGCGGTCGAGCAGTTCCGGCCGGTCCCGGGTGGGCACCACGACGCTGACCGTGAGCGGGTCGCCGGTCGCCCGGCCCGCGGCCGTCACCGGACACCCCGCCGTCGGTCGGCGGTGCGGACCAGTTCCTCGACGATCCGGCCCACCCGGGCCGCCGCCTGTTCCCGGGCGGCGAACCGGTCCTGCTCGGCGGCCTGGTCGATCTGGAACGCGGCCGGGGCCGCGAGACCCTCGTCCAGCGCCCGGTGGAACTCCTCGGCGGACCGGCAGAGCCGGATCTCTCCGGCGGTGGCCAGCCGGGCGGTGTAGCGCATCTGGTGCTCGTCCACGTGCTCGCCGTACTCGGGGTCGCGGGCCACGACGATCGGCAGCCGGCCGGCGGCCCGCGCCTCGGCGATGGTGGCCGGGCCGCCGTGGCTGACCACGATGCGCGCCCCCGCCATCGCCCCGCCCAGCTCGGCGTGCCCGAGGAAGGCGGTGGCGCCGGGAACGTCCGGCACCCGGCTGCTGCCGTGCTGCACCACCACGGTCGGCGGCTCGGCGCGGCCGGCGTACCAGCCCTCGATCCAGTCCATCAGCCGGTTGAAGGGGTGCTTGTCGGTGCCGACGACGACCAGCACGTCGGTGTCCGCTGCGCCCGCGGCTCCCGCCCCGCTCACAGCAGCTGCCCGACGACGGTGGCCTCGGGGTAGAGCGCCCGCTGCTCCTCGGACTGCACGAGCATCGCGGACAGGAACGGCCGGCACAGCCGCGCGGTGAGGGTGCGGGTGTCCAGCCGGTCGGAGACCTCGATGTAGATCGTCGGGATGCCGCGCAGCCGGGCCAGCGCCACGAACGGCACCGCGACGCCGGCACCGGTGGTCACCACCGCCGCGACCTGGCGGCGGCGCAGGGTGCGGATCGCCAGCACGGTGTTCCGGAGCAGGTTCTTGATGTTCCTGGTGGTGGGGTGGTGCGCCCAGATCACCGTCTCCTCCCGGAGCAGCGAACAGGCATCGGGGGTGTCAAAGGTGATCCAGAAGCGGGACCGGGTGTGGTACCAGGACCGCAGCGCGAACAGTTGGGCCAGATGCCCGCCGCTGGACGCGACGAACAGGATCTCGGCATGGGGCGATACCCCTGCGAGCTGTGTCACTCATCCCTCCGCAGCGCGAGATGTGATCGGTTGGGGTGGTGCGATGCCAATGCAGGATGTCCGAAGTGGTGGCTCAGTTGGTGTCCGGTTAACGGACAGTTTTCTGTCGTGTTTGCGCGCAATCAGCGAAATGCAGCGTCTCGGGCGGCGGTGTCGAGCCGTCCGGCCGATGCGCCGCGCCCGGCGCCCGGTACGCCGGCGGCCGGTGACCGGTCGCGGGTCGGGCCGGATCACGGGCCGCCGGATCATGAGCCGGATCATGGACCGGCCCCGACCGGTCGGGCCTGCCGCTGCGCGAGCACGGTGAGCAGGCCGGGATGCAGCGCCGGGTTCCACCCCGCGCCGCCGCTGGCCAGCCGCCAGGTCCGCAGCCACATCTCCACCAGGTACGCCTCGGCCACCGCGGCAGCCGCCCGCGCGTCCAGCCCCCACCCGGGGCCGTGCCGGAGCACCGCGTCCTGCGCCGCCTGCGCCGCCGCCGCCACCGGCCGGCCGGCCTCCACCAGCTCGCGCTGGAAGGCGTGGTGCGCCAGGTCGAAGCCGAGCGGTACGCCGTCGGCGGCGTGCTCCCAGTCCCACGCCACCACCCGGTCGCCGAGCCGGCCCAGGTTCCACGGCACCCAGTCGCCGTGCCAGCGGCCGAACTCCAGCCGGGTCTCGCCGTACCGGTCGAGCAGGGCGTCCACGGCCGGCCGGACGGCCTCGGCGCCGGGCTCGGCCGACTCGGCGCGCAGCCGCTGGTGCAGCGGCGAACCGGTCAGCGGCCGGGGCGCGGTGGCGGGACCGCCGGAGCGGGCCACGGCGGCCAGCGTCGGCGGGTGCGGGTCGGCCGGGTCGGCCGGGCGGCGTACCGCCCGGGGAGCGGGGCGATCACCGCCACCGGCTGCCCGGCCCAGTCGATCGCCGCGAGCAGCCGGGGCACCAGCGGGAACCCGTCGGCACCGGCTGCCCGGCCCGTGGTCCCCGCGGCCTCCTCGGCCTCCGCGGTCCGGGCCGGGCCGTCGGGCCGGTCCGGGGCGGTCAGCCCGGCCAATTCGGTCAGCGTCGCCGACTCGGCCCGGACCAGCGCCGAGGTCGCCGGATTCCAGCCGATCTTCGCGTACCCGCGGGGTCGGCCCGTGTCGTCGAAGAGCTGGAGCGTGGGCTTGCGGTTCGGGTCGGGCGGCCGGACCCCGATCGCCGCGTGCAGACCGCCGCCGGCGTTCCCGGCGGCGAGCCGGCGGACCAGCAGTACCTCGGCCGGATCGGTGCCGGCCGGCACGCCGACGTTCAGCACCGGGAACCGGGCCCAGCGGGCGGCGCCCAGCCGGGCCGCGGCGCCGACCGCGGTACGCGCCAGCCGGACCGGGGTGGGTCGCAGGGCGTTGTACGCCAGCACGCTGGCCGCCGCCACCGGCGTACCGGCCAGCGGCAGCAGGAACCGGGCGCGCTCGACCGAGGGCACCACCGCGTACCGCAGGGTGGCGTCCGGATCGGCGGCGCGGTCCACCGTGACCCGCAGCCGCGGATCGGGGAAGACCGCCCGGGTCACCCAGCCCAGCCCGTCGGAGCGGTCCCGCGGATCGTTGCCCGGCGTGCTCATGAGGACCAGTCGGCGAAGCTCATGCCGAGCCGCTCCCGCAGCGCGGCGTTGTGCGGCCGGTAGTACTCGGTCAGCTCCTCCCGGACCGCCGGGTCCATCGGCGCCGACCGGCGGTCGTTGAACACCTCGTAGCGGCCCAGGTCGTGCGCCGGCAGGCCGATGAAGTCCAGCACGCCGGCGTAGCTGCCGGCCGGGTCCCCGTAGAGCGTCTCGCTGGGCAGGATGTGCAGCTGCTCCCGGTCGAACAGGTCCAGCCACGGCTCCAGGTGCTCCAGGTAGCGGCCCCGGGCGCGGTAGCTGTACCAGTCGTAGGCGTTGCTGTGGTACTCCGGTTCGGCGATCAACCTGTCGCGTTCCCCGGCCGTCCGCTCCGGCTCGGCGGCCAGCGCCTCGGTGAACCCGAGCGGCTCGGTGCCCTCGGTGCGGCGCTCCTTCCAGTGCGAGTACGCCCGCTCCACCGGGTCGCGCAGCAGCACGATGATCCGGGCCTGCGGGATCAGGTCGTGCACCCGGCCCGCGGCCAGCGGGTGGAACATGTACAGCGGTGCCGCCTCGCCGGCCCGGGGCTGCGCGCCGTGCCGGCGGGCCAGCGCCGCCCGCCGCCGCTCGGTGGGGAAGTGCGAGCGGTACCACCGCTCGCCCCGGTGCCAGTTCTCCTCGAAGTAGTGCGAGGTCTTGGTGTTCCAGGCGGGGTAGAGCCGGGGCACCAGCGGGTGCCGGACGAGGTAGTTCCACAGCGAGGTGGTGCCACCCCGCTTGGTGCCGATGATGAGGAAGTCGGGCGGCCGGCGGTCGTCGCTGGTGCGCTCACCGTAGTGCACGAGCCCGTCCTTGACCCGGTCCCGCAGGCCCAGCGGGGCGGCCTGGTTCAGCTTGTCGCGCATCGTGGTCACGGTCGCCTCTCCTTGTCCTCGTCGTCCTCGTACCGTCGCGACCCGGCGTCGGTGCCGTCCGTCCCGGTGCCGAGGTCGGTGCCCGCGTCCGCGTCCGCGCCGGTGCCGGGACCGGCACCGCGCAGCGTCCGGACCGCGGTGGTCAGCCGGGACCGCACGGCCGGGCGGGTCAGCGCCGCCGCGGCGCCCACCGCCAGCAGACCGAGCGCCACCGCGAGGCCGGCCGGCCCGCGCCCGCCGGAGAGCCCGCCGGTGAGCGCCATTCCGGCCGCCGCCGCGGCGCCCACCACGGCCAGCGTGCCGCCCGCCGTGGCCAGCACGGAGCGGCCCAGCACCGACCGGCCGAGCACCGCGGACGCGGCGGTCGCCGCGACCACGTTCTCCACGACGATGCCGGCGGCCCAACCCAGCGCGGTGCCGAGCACGCCGAGCGGCGGGATCAGCAGCAGGCCGAGCAGCAGCGTGGTGGCCAGGCCCAGGGTGGCGGCCAGCAGGTGCCGGCCGCTGCGCCCGCTCATCAGCAGCAGGGTCTGCACGTTGCCCAGCCCGACGTTCACCAGCATGGCCGCGGCCAGCACCGCCAGCGCGGCGGCGCCGTCGCTGAACTCGCGGCCGAACAGCGCCAGGAAGGCCGGGGCGAACGCCGCCAGCAGCAGGTACACCGGCCAGGACAGCAGCACCACCCAGACGGTGGTCTGCCGGTGCACCGCGAGCGCGTCGTCCCGCCGGTCGGCGCCGAGCAGCCGGGCCAGTTGCGGCGCCACCGCCACCCGCAGGCCCTGCATGGCGAGCTGGCCGGCGAGCACGTACCGGCCCACCCCGCCGAAGATGCCGGCGTCCCGCTGCCCGGCCAGCGCCGCGGTGAGCAGGACCCCGATCCACATGCTGCCGCTGTCGATCGCCGCGGACAGCGCGCGGGGCAGCGCGAATCCCCAGAACGTCCGCCAGTCGTCCGCGGACGCGCGCAGCGCGGCGGCGCCGACGCCCAGCGGACGCCAGGCCAGCAGCACACAGCCGAACACGGCGGCGAGCACCGGCGCCCACCAGGCCAGCAGGCCGGCGACGAGGCCGCCGCCGAGCACCGCGGCCAGGGCCACCAGCACCGGCCGGCCGATCGGCAGGAGCAGGAACTGGATGCCCACGTACGCGCCGATGGGCCGGCTGGCCCGCACGGCCGACAGCAGCACGGTCATCGCCACGGTCATCGGTACGGCGGCGAAGGTGACCGCGAGCAGCCGGGCGCCGTCCCGGCCGGCCTCGGCCAGCAGGTGCGGCGCGACCAGCCGGGCGGTGACCATCCCGGCGAGGGCGACCAGGACGGCGACGGTCAGCGGCGGCAGCAGCGCGACCGGCAGCAGCCGGGCGCCGTCGCCGCCGGGACCGAGCCGCCGGCGGGGCAGCGCCCAGATCAGCGCGGTGTCGGCGCCCAGGCAGCAGATCGCGGTGGCGACGGTCAGCACGCCGATCGCCGCGAACAGACCGCCGGCGCCGGTGGCTCCGTAGCCGCGGGTGATGACGACGGCGAGCAGGAAGCCGAACAGGCCGCTCACGGCGGCGCCGGCCAGGCCGATGGCGCCGCTGCGGGCGCTGTGCCGCAGTTCGGTACGCCGGGTGCCGGCCGGCGCGGCGGTGCTCACGGCGCCGCCAGGGCCGGTCGGGCCGGCACGAGGTCGCCGGGGATCGCGCGGTTGACCGGCCCGTCCAGGGCGGCCAGGGCGAGCCCGACCCCGAGGAAGGTCACGGTGAGGTTCTGGAAGGTGAGCCCGTAGAAGGGCAGCTGCACCAGGGCGATCACCGGCACCACGGCCAGCCACTGACCGGCCGAGGAGCGGGCTCGGGCCAATGGCCGGGCGACCGCCACGAACCACCAGACGAAGCAGATCACGGCGGGGATGCCGTGGCTGAACAGCACCATCCAGAACTGGCCCTGGGTGCCCACCGGGGCGTCGGCGGTGGTGGTGTCGACGCTGACCGGCGCGCCGTAGCCGAGCAGCGGCGAGTCGGCCACCTTGTTCAGCACCTCGGCGTAGAGGCTGGCCCGGTCCACCGTGGTGTCGCTGCTGCTGGTCCGCTCGTTGATCAGATCGTTGACCGGGATCACCAGCGTGGCCAGCCAGCCGAGCAGGGCCACCAGCACGACGGACGCGATGACCCGCAGGTTGCCCCGGCGGGCGGCCCGGACCGCCAGCACCAGCATCCCGGCGCCGAGGCTGATGAACATGCCGCGGTTGAGGGTGAAGAACGCCGGCGGCACGGACAGCGGCAGCGAGACCATCAGCACGATCCGCAGCGCCCCGGTGCGCACCGACAGCAGGTACGCCAGGACGCACGGCACCAGCAGCGCGTAGGTGCTGCCCCAGTTGTTGGTGTACGGGAACGGGGCCGCCGGCCGGAAGGTGGGCTCCAGCGCCCGGGGGCTGTACTCGGAGGCGTGCAGGTGCACCATGTCGTTGATCCAGGGCGCCTGCGCGATCCCGTTAGGCAGCAGGATCTCCACCGGGCTGGTCACCGAGAGCCGGGGCATCAGCACGCCGATCCAGCCGAGGGCGATCAGGGCCAGCCAGAACAGGCACAGCGGGCGCAGCAGCCGCCGCCACGGTGCCAGCTCGCCGGCGGCGGTGTAGATGTACACGCAGGCGATCAGGGCGGTGACGTAGAAGGAGTACCGCAGTCCCGAGCTGAACACGCTGCTGCCGTGCTCCAGCCGGATCGCGCTCAGCAGGGCGAGCGCCAGGAAGGCGCACCACCAGGCGGTGCCGGGTGGCAGCGCCACCCGGCCGCGGCGGACCAGCAGCGCCAGCATCAGGACCCCGAAGACCGGCCAGATCAGGAAGAAGGCGCCGGTGGCCCACCAGAGCGGGACCAGACCGCACATGGCGGTCAGCGGCCAGAGCGGAAGCGTGAGGGGCCGGCCCGGGATCGCGGGCCGGAACGGCGGCTCAGCCATTCCCGGTCAGGAAGACGAAGCCCAGGGTCCGGGCGCCGGTGAGGGTGAGCCGCTGCGCGAGCTGGCGGAGATCCCGCGCCCGGGTCCGGTCCTGGGCCACGACCAGCACGGCCACCCCGTGCCGGGCCGCCCGGACGCCGCGCTCGTCGGTGGCCGCCGGCGGGGCGTCCACCAGCGTGACGGCGGTGCTGCCGGTCCGGATCGGCCGGGTCGGGCCGGCGGTGGACGCCGGTGCGGACGCCGGTGTGGGCAACGGTCCGGACACCGGCACCCGGGCGGTCCCGATGGCGGTGGCGCGCGGTCGGGCCGCCTCGGTCGGTTCGGCCTCCGGGCCGGCCTCCGCCTCGGCCTCCTCCAGCAGCAGCCGGCCGGTGGCCGGGCTCTCGGGGGTGTGCCGGTTCGGCCCGGGGCGCACGGCCGGGACGGGCCGGCGGTTCTCCGCCGGCCACGCCTCGGGGCGGTCCGCCTCCGGCTCGTCGTCCTCACCGCCGGCCAACGGGCCGGCCTGGTCGACGCCGGTCATCCGGACGCTCAGTCCCTCGTTGGCCAGCGCGGCCCGCAGACCCGCGACGAGCTGGCCCTGACCCTCCCCGGCCCGGGTGGACAGCAGGACGGCGCGGCGCTCGCCGGGCGCCGGACGCGCGGTGAGCTGCTCGGCCAGCACCAGGGCGGCGTAGCGCAGGTCGGTGGTCTTGTCGTCGGCGGCCTTCCGCAGGCGCACGGTCGCCAGCGCGGGCCGGCCGATGATCTCCTCGGCCTCGGCCAGCGACCGGACCCGGCGGTCCAGCGACTCCAGTCCGAAGGCCACGACGACACCGACCAGGAACCCGCCGAGCAGGCCGGCGACCAGGTAGAGCAGGGCGGAGTCGTGGCTGGACGGTACGGGGGGCGCGGCGCTGCGGGTCAGCGTGCCGGGGGTGACGTCGACGGCGGCGGCCCGGGCGCGTTCCTCGGCCAGTTGGCTCAGCTGGTCGTTGAGCGACCTGAGCTGGTCCACGGTGGCGGTGACCCCGGGGGAGGCGTTGCTGCCGCTGCCGGCGCCGCTGGCCGGCAGCGACTTGCGGGCGGCGTTGCGTTGGTCGGTGGTGGTCTTGATGGCCGCGTCGTACGCGTCGACGACGGTGGCCTGCTGCTTCTCGTACAGCGAGCGGCGCAGTTCCAGGTACGTCTGGGCGGCGGTGTTCGCGCCGGTCACCGCCTCCTCGGCGCTGCGGCCGGTGTAGAGGAAGCGCAGCACCTGGGTACCGACCGGCAGTTCGACCTGCAACGAGTCGCGGACCTGGCCGATCGGCCGGCCGATGGCCGAGGCGATCGCGTCCGTCACCTGGCTTCCGGTCGCCAGGCCGTTCTCCACGTTCATGTTGACCGCGCGGTCGGCGCCGGGGCCGGGGTAGCTGAACGGGTCGGCGACCACCGGGCGGACGGCCACCACCGCGATGGCCTCGTAGCTGGCCGGCACCAGCCACAGGTAGCCGGCGGTGGCCGCGAGGCCGATCAGTGCCGTGAGCGCCACGACCGGCCACCGCCGGATCGGGATCCGGGCCAGATCGGTCAGGGTCACCGTGCGCCGTCCGGCAGCGGTCATGTCGGTCGTGTCAACCATCGAACCTCTTGACGATCTGTTGGGGGTTTCCGATCACCACCACCCGCGGTGGGACGTCGCTGCGGACGACGGTGGCGGCGCCGACGACGCTGTCGCGGCCCAGCCGGACCCCTTTGAGTACCAGCGCGCCCGCGCCTACCCAAACATTCTGCTCTATCACGATCGGTGAACGGGTGCCCGGTCCGGGCGGATCGTGCCGACGTGCGGGATCGAGATTGTGGAACGTGTTGTCGACGATCTGGCAGTCCGACAGCAGGCATCGGTCGTCGATGGTGATCCGGTCCCAGCAGCCGACCCAGGTCGCGTTGAGCAGGCAGTCGGCGCCCACCACCACCTCGCCGGGTCCGGCGAACCGGACCAGCTTGTTGATCCGGGTACGGTCGCCGATCGTCACCCGGACCCCGCGCCGGAGCCGGAGCCGGCCGCGGATCTGGACGTCCCGGCCGAGCCGTAGCCGTGGGTAGCGGAGTCGGTACCACCGTCGCTTGATGGCGAAGGCCAGGCGCAGAGCGGCGCCCGAGACGCCCTGTCGGGGCACCTCGGACGCCCGGACGGGCCGCGCGGAATCGCGCGGCCCGACCGTTTTCGGTTGCTCTGACGTCACTGGTTTGAGAAGAACAGCGTGGGACTGCTGAAGCTCAATCCCGTCGCCGTCGTGTCGATCGTGGTCGCGGTGGTCCCGTCGACCGCGGCGGTGGCGGCCGGGTCGAACGACGCCGCGCGCAGCGTGCCGTTGGTGGCACCCCACAGCACGGTGCCGTCGACGTAGGCCAGGCCACGCGCCTGCGACCAGGTGACCCCCGTGGTGGGCAGGGTGAACTCGGTGCCACCGACGGTGTAACCGTCCGGCTCGACGTAGCGGTAGAACAGCGAGTTGCTGTTGGACTTCGTGTAGTACATGCGGCCACTCAGGTAGAAGGCGCCGGTGAGGCTGGACGGGTTGTACCAGTCGTTATAGCCGATGTACCACGGCGCACCGACGGTGCCCCCGGTGAACTGCGAGAAACCGAGCTGGGTTCCGCTGGACCAGAACAGCTTGTCGGCCACCCGCATGGTGATGCCGGCCGAGGTCAGGTTGGGCTGCGCCGAGACGGTGGGCGTACCCAGCACCCCCGCGTCGAACGGCACCCTGGTCAGCTCGTTGGGGTTGGTGCCCAGGTAGAGGTAACCGGGGCCGTTGAGCGGGGCGTCCAGCGCGGCCACCGTACGGCCACCGGCGAACGGGAACATCCCGAGCCGACCGTGGTACTCGCCCCCCATCCCGTCGGAGTTCTGCCCGAAGTAGATGCCGTCGTTGCCGCGCCACAGCACCGGCACCGAGGAACCCCAGGCGGTGGTGCCCGCGGGCGCTCCACTGCGGCGCGGGTTCCAGTTCAGCGGCATGCCGTTGCTCGGGTCGGCGGCGGCGATGCCCAGCCGGTCCACCGCACCGTTGCCGTCCCGGTCGCTGGCGTTCGGGTTGTTCAGCCAGCGGAAGTGGCCGCCCAGGTAGATGACGTTGTCGGTCACCTCGATCGAGGTGATCGTGTCGTTACCGGTGAAGTCCATCCAGGTGGCGTTGAGGCTGCTGCCCCGGGTCGAGGTCTCGAACCGGACCAGCGCGTCGCAGTACGCCGTCGGCCACCCACTGCCGCCGTTGCTGCCGACGA is a genomic window containing:
- a CDS encoding UDP-N-acetylglucosamine--LPS N-acetylglucosamine transferase — encoded protein: MTQLAGVSPHAEILFVASSGGHLAQLFALRSWYHTRSRFWITFDTPDACSLLREETVIWAHHPTTRNIKNLLRNTVLAIRTLRRRQVAAVVTTGAGVAVPFVALARLRGIPTIYIEVSDRLDTRTLTARLCRPFLSAMLVQSEEQRALYPEATVVGQLL
- a CDS encoding DapH/DapD/GlmU-related protein is translated as MPRQGVSGAALRLAFAIKRRWYRLRYPRLRLGRDVQIRGRLRLRRGVRVTIGDRTRINKLVRFAGPGEVVVGADCLLNATWVGCWDRITIDDRCLLSDCQIVDNTFHNLDPARRHDPPGPGTRSPIVIEQNVWVGAGALVLKGVRLGRDSVVGAATVVRSDVPPRVVVIGNPQQIVKRFDG
- a CDS encoding lipopolysaccharide biosynthesis protein, whose translation is MVDTTDMTAAGRRTVTLTDLARIPIRRWPVVALTALIGLAATAGYLWLVPASYEAIAVVAVRPVVADPFSYPGPGADRAVNMNVENGLATGSQVTDAIASAIGRPIGQVRDSLQVELPVGTQVLRFLYTGRSAEEAVTGANTAAQTYLELRRSLYEKQQATVVDAYDAAIKTTTDQRNAARKSLPASGAGSGSNASPGVTATVDQLRSLNDQLSQLAEERARAAAVDVTPGTLTRSAAPPVPSSHDSALLYLVAGLLGGFLVGVVVAFGLESLDRRVRSLAEAEEIIGRPALATVRLRKAADDKTTDLRYAALVLAEQLTARPAPGERRAVLLSTRAGEGQGQLVAGLRAALANEGLSVRMTGVDQAGPLAGGEDDEPEADRPEAWPAENRRPVPAVRPGPNRHTPESPATGRLLLEEAEAEAGPEAEPTEAARPRATAIGTARVPVSGPLPTPASAPASTAGPTRPIRTGSTAVTLVDAPPAATDERGVRAARHGVAVLVVAQDRTRARDLRQLAQRLTLTGARTLGFVFLTGNG
- a CDS encoding glycosyltransferase family 2 protein encodes the protein MTAAGRATGDPLTVSVVVPTRDRPELLDRALRAIAEQDHPGRIEVLVVFDRSEPDHGLERTDPHRAVRVLRNARTPGLAGARNTGIEAATGDLVAFCDDDDEWLPGKLTAQVAMLEATDAELVCCGIRVRYDDHDVDRTLEADRITLDALLRDRLTELHPSTFLIRRSVLLSGIGPVDEEIPGSYAEDYEFLLRAARRRPLANVREPYTLVRWHRRSYFAQRWNMIAEALQWLLERYPEFARQPAGAARIAGQIAFAQAASGNRRDAVRWARRTLADNPREPRAYLALAVASRAVRPDRVVRELHKRGRGI
- a CDS encoding lipopolysaccharide biosynthesis protein, producing the protein MSTAAPAGTRRTELRHSARSGAIGLAGAAVSGLFGFLLAVVITRGYGATGAGGLFAAIGVLTVATAICCLGADTALIWALPRRRLGPGGDGARLLPVALLPPLTVAVLVALAGMVTARLVAPHLLAEAGRDGARLLAVTFAAVPMTVAMTVLLSAVRASRPIGAYVGIQFLLLPIGRPVLVALAAVLGGGLVAGLLAWWAPVLAAVFGCVLLAWRPLGVGAAALRASADDWRTFWGFALPRALSAAIDSGSMWIGVLLTAALAGQRDAGIFGGVGRYVLAGQLAMQGLRVAVAPQLARLLGADRRDDALAVHRQTTVWVVLLSWPVYLLLAAFAPAFLALFGREFSDGAAALAVLAAAMLVNVGLGNVQTLLLMSGRSGRHLLAATLGLATTLLLGLLLIPPLGVLGTALGWAAGIVVENVVAATAASAVLGRSVLGRSVLATAGGTLAVVGAAAAAGMALTGGLSGGRGPAGLAVALGLLAVGAAAALTRPAVRSRLTTAVRTLRGAGPGTGADADAGTDLGTGTDGTDAGSRRYEDDEDKERRP
- a CDS encoding glycosyltransferase gives rise to the protein MLVVVGTDKHPFNRLMDWIEGWYAGRAEPPTVVVQHGSSRVPDVPGATAFLGHAELGGAMAGARIVVSHGGPATIAEARAAGRLPIVVARDPEYGEHVDEHQMRYTARLATAGEIRLCRSAEEFHRALDEGLAAPAAFQIDQAAEQDRFAAREQAAARVGRIVEELVRTADRRRGVR
- a CDS encoding sulfotransferase, which encodes MTTMRDKLNQAAPLGLRDRVKDGLVHYGERTSDDRRPPDFLIIGTKRGGTTSLWNYLVRHPLVPRLYPAWNTKTSHYFEENWHRGERWYRSHFPTERRRAALARRHGAQPRAGEAAPLYMFHPLAAGRVHDLIPQARIIVLLRDPVERAYSHWKERRTEGTEPLGFTEALAAEPERTAGERDRLIAEPEYHSNAYDWYSYRARGRYLEHLEPWLDLFDREQLHILPSETLYGDPAGSYAGVLDFIGLPAHDLGRYEVFNDRRSAPMDPAVREELTEYYRPHNAALRERLGMSFADWSS
- a CDS encoding O-antigen ligase, whose product is MAEPPFRPAIPGRPLTLPLWPLTAMCGLVPLWWATGAFFLIWPVFGVLMLALLVRRGRVALPPGTAWWCAFLALALLSAIRLEHGSSVFSSGLRYSFYVTALIACVYIYTAAGELAPWRRLLRPLCLFWLALIALGWIGVLMPRLSVTSPVEILLPNGIAQAPWINDMVHLHASEYSPRALEPTFRPAAPFPYTNNWGSTYALLVPCVLAYLLSVRTGALRIVLMVSLPLSVPPAFFTLNRGMFISLGAGMLVLAVRAARRGNLRVIASVVLVALLGWLATLVIPVNDLINERTSSSDTTVDRASLYAEVLNKVADSPLLGYGAPVSVDTTTADAPVGTQGQFWMVLFSHGIPAVICFVWWFVAVARPLARARSSAGQWLAVVPVIALVQLPFYGLTFQNLTVTFLGVGLALAALDGPVNRAIPGDLVPARPALAAP